One window of Centropristis striata isolate RG_2023a ecotype Rhode Island chromosome 21, C.striata_1.0, whole genome shotgun sequence genomic DNA carries:
- the sbk1 gene encoding serine/threonine-protein kinase SBK1, translating to MQDHGGERQVASSLPHSVKASLSLSPSGPGRVGSGGGSPTSKMGYCGGVPVEDMQALAITSLSAADVSKQYEHIRELGKGTYGKVDLVAHRTQGTKMALKFVTKNKTKLKSFLREYSLTGSLSCSPFIIKVLDVLFETEDSYVFGQEYAPAGDLFDIIPPQVGLPEEMVKRCMQQLGLALDFMHSKNLVHRDVKPENVLLFDRECRRIKLADFGMTRRVGCRVKRVSGTIPYTAPEVCRASRAEGFLVTTSLDVWAFGVLVFCMLTGNFPWEAALPADAFYEEFRRWQKAGCPVGTYPSQWRRFTDDALRMFQRLLAAEPEKRCGVKDVFCFVKYELVSELRRRASCRAKRGERSSSGVCTGSCTSSSTSTTSRSSHRHPEPSTPPGTSCLRPAPLKRSVLSDPLSPREESGQHQSPGRDKNKSQMVMATAIEICV from the exons ATGCAGGACCatggaggagagagacaggtcGCCAGCAG TCTGCCCCACAGCGTCAAGGCGAGCCTGTCTCTTTCTCCATCTGGGCCGGGACGGGTCGGCAGCGGTGGCGGCTCCCCTACGTCCAAGATGGGCTACTGCGGGGGGGTCCCTGTGGAGGACATGCAGGCGCTGGCCATCACCTCTCTGTCGGCAGCAGATGTATCCAAACAGTATGAGCACATCCGTGAGCTGGGGAAGGGCACGTACGGCAAAGTGGACCTGGTGGCACACCGGACACAGG gtaccAAAATGGCGCTGAAGTTCGTTACCAAGAACAAGACGAAGCTCAAGAGTTTTCTGCGGGAGTACAGTCTGACAGGCTCACTCAGCTGCAGCCCTTTCATAATCAAAGTCCTCGACGTGCTCTTTGAGACGGAAGACAGCTATGTGTTTGGACAAGAATATGCCCCCGCCGGGGACCTTTTCGACATCATTCCCCCACAG gTGGGTCTGCCCGAGGAAATGGTCAAACGCTGCATGCAACAACTGGGCTTGGCGCTGGACTTTATGCACAGTAAAAATCTGGTGCATCGGGATGTCAAGCCTGAGAATGTGCTCCTATTCGACCGCGAGTGCCGCCGCATTAAACTGGCAGACTTTGGTATGACAAGACGCGTGGGGTGCCGTGTGAAACGGGTGAGCGGCACCATCCCCTATACGGCGCCAGAGGTGTGCCGGGCTAGCCGTGCCGAGGGCTTCCTTGTGACCACCAGTCTTGACGTGTGGGCCTTTGGTGTTCTGGTCTTCTGCATGCTGACTGGGAACTTCCCATGGGAGGCAGCGCTGCCGGCCGACGCCTTCTACGAGGAGTTTCGGCGCTGGCAGAAAGCAGGTTGCCCCGTGGGGACGTACCCGTCTCAGTGGCGCCGCTTCACCGATGATGCGTTGCGTATGTTTCAGCGGCTTCTCGCTGCAGAGCCGGAAAAACGCTGCGGCGTCAAGGACGTCTTCTGCTTTGTGAAGTACGAGCTGGTCAGCGAGCTCAGGCGTAGGGCGTCTTGCCGAGCCAAGAGGGGTGAGAGGTCGAGCTCGGGAGTGTGCACCGGCAGTTGCACTTCCTCCTCGACCTCCACTACGTCCCGTTCCTCCCACAGACACCCTGAGCCCTCCACCCCTCCGGGAACATCCTGCCTGCGCCCGGCACCGCTCAAACGCAGCGTCCTGTCCGACCCGCTGTCTCCCAGAGAGGAGTCTGGGCAGCACCAGTCTCCAggcagagacaaaaacaaaagccaGATGGTGATGGCAACCGCCATTGAAATCTGTGTGTGA